One part of the Mariniblastus fucicola genome encodes these proteins:
- a CDS encoding sigma-54-dependent transcriptional regulator — protein MQPSKKSNSKSATRPLKILFADDEIHLQELIAAELPRMGHEVTVCGDGTEAVEALEKGVFDCLLVDLDMPGMHGIEVIETCKKIAPETEAIVLTGKGSTETAISALRLGAFDYLQKPCKLVELKALFQRVSAQRDLKRQILALKRRLDRAEGSANMIGEHRSMQRLKALIAKVAPTDSTVLIHGETGTGKELAARSVHENSLRSEKPFVAINCGALPENLIESELFGHCKGAYTGASEHRQGLFEVADSGTLFLDEIGELPKQTQASLLRVLESGEVKRVGESEPFSVDVRIVCATHRDLPKMVAEGDFREDLMYRINTFEVKLPALRDRLDDIPELARHLLVRHRPEAARIEAPFDPQAIKQLKNHSWGGNIRELANVIERAAIINDALPIVCDDLPTLSNLKLGASTDALAGKSLREIEMETIYATLDQHDGNKTAAARQLGISLKTLYNKLNADISSRAA, from the coding sequence ATGCAGCCTAGTAAAAAGAGCAACTCGAAATCAGCGACCCGGCCGCTCAAGATCCTCTTTGCCGACGACGAGATCCATTTGCAGGAATTGATCGCGGCCGAACTTCCGCGCATGGGTCATGAAGTTACTGTCTGTGGCGACGGGACCGAAGCAGTTGAGGCGCTTGAAAAAGGAGTCTTTGACTGTCTGTTGGTCGATCTGGATATGCCGGGCATGCACGGAATCGAAGTCATCGAAACCTGCAAAAAGATCGCTCCAGAGACGGAAGCCATTGTGCTGACGGGCAAAGGTTCGACCGAAACTGCAATCTCGGCGCTGCGACTGGGAGCGTTCGACTATCTGCAGAAACCTTGCAAGCTGGTTGAACTCAAGGCCCTGTTCCAACGGGTTTCCGCACAACGTGATCTCAAGCGACAGATTCTTGCACTGAAACGACGACTGGATCGGGCCGAAGGCAGCGCCAACATGATCGGGGAACACCGTTCGATGCAGCGATTGAAGGCACTGATCGCGAAAGTGGCTCCAACCGATTCAACGGTGTTGATTCACGGCGAAACGGGTACGGGCAAGGAGTTGGCCGCTCGCAGCGTTCACGAAAACAGTTTGCGATCAGAGAAACCCTTCGTGGCAATCAACTGTGGCGCTTTGCCAGAAAATCTGATCGAGAGCGAATTGTTCGGGCACTGCAAAGGCGCGTACACGGGAGCCAGCGAGCATCGACAGGGGCTGTTCGAAGTGGCCGACAGCGGCACTTTGTTCCTTGACGAGATTGGAGAACTGCCCAAACAGACGCAGGCGTCGTTGCTTCGCGTGCTCGAAAGCGGTGAAGTAAAACGTGTTGGCGAAAGCGAGCCTTTTTCAGTTGATGTTCGCATCGTTTGTGCCACGCATCGTGATTTGCCGAAGATGGTGGCCGAAGGAGACTTTCGCGAAGACCTGATGTATCGAATCAATACGTTCGAAGTCAAACTTCCGGCGCTGCGAGATCGACTGGATGACATTCCGGAACTCGCAAGACATCTCTTGGTGCGTCATCGTCCGGAAGCGGCTCGAATCGAGGCCCCTTTTGATCCGCAGGCGATCAAGCAGCTGAAGAATCACTCTTGGGGCGGCAACATTCGTGAGCTCGCAAACGTGATCGAACGAGCCGCAATCATCAATGATGCACTTCCGATCGTGTGCGATGATTTACCCACGCTATCGAATTTGAAATTGGGGGCGTCGACTGATGCTTTGGCTGGCAAGTCGCTTCGCGAAATCGAAATGGAAACGATTTATGCGACGCTCGATCAACATGACGGCAACAAAACCGCAGCCGCACGGCAGCTTGGAATCAGTCTCAAGACGCTGTACAACAAACTTAACGCCGACATTTCCAGCCGAGCCGCCTAG
- a CDS encoding sensor histidine kinase, producing the protein MLNFRTIRSQVYFGVGVLSVIVLILSAVSLQGVMKFRKLTKNIRARSVELPLAADLSEHVSELRSYVWKIDREKVSLFGLNSVDFDINVSGMHRRLEQLQDSLDRYRNQLENNEIEDPRFADKSREFQFVAEFQNSLNEIRCLVEEDCWSQSSEPFTMLNGMKENLEQLQSHTAQLPVFMQVRTHNFAENAKAEYRTWITLSVLFSVAAFGMIVMLANRFRNGLLLPMDKLIEGSRHVAAGNHDFRIQLDSDDEVAELGNALNAMTNNFQEIKADLNNQVQLRTKEVVRSEKMASVGFLAAGVAHEINNPLASIAWSAESLEMRLQEILNPDPDTDEETRNTDIEEMKNYLARIQEEAFRCKEITSGLLDFSRMGDVQKVPTNLSEVIASVVDIVKPLSRYRDRNIHLDTDPSVCATVNAQEIKQVALNLITNALGSVEAGGTVSISVESENENAVMRVVDNGCGLTDDVKEHLFEPFFTRRRDGQGTGLGLSITYQIVEDHQGKITAESDGPGTGSTFTITLPLVNQLEKVTRYAA; encoded by the coding sequence TTGCTCAATTTTCGAACAATCAGATCACAAGTTTACTTTGGGGTTGGTGTGCTTTCTGTGATCGTTCTGATCCTGTCAGCAGTCAGTCTTCAGGGCGTGATGAAGTTTCGAAAGCTCACCAAGAACATTCGTGCGCGCTCGGTTGAGTTGCCGCTTGCTGCCGACCTCAGCGAACACGTTTCCGAGCTGCGATCCTATGTGTGGAAAATCGATCGCGAGAAGGTAAGCCTGTTCGGCCTGAACTCTGTCGACTTCGATATCAACGTCAGCGGAATGCATCGACGGCTCGAACAACTTCAGGATTCGCTCGACCGATACCGCAATCAGTTGGAAAACAATGAGATCGAGGACCCCCGTTTTGCCGACAAATCCCGTGAGTTTCAGTTTGTGGCCGAGTTCCAGAACTCATTGAACGAAATTCGGTGCCTCGTGGAAGAAGACTGTTGGTCGCAATCTTCCGAGCCTTTCACAATGCTCAACGGCATGAAAGAAAACCTGGAACAACTCCAGTCACACACGGCTCAGCTGCCAGTTTTCATGCAGGTACGAACGCACAACTTTGCCGAAAACGCGAAAGCCGAATACCGCACATGGATCACGCTCAGTGTCCTTTTTTCAGTGGCTGCATTCGGCATGATCGTGATGCTGGCCAACCGATTCCGCAACGGTCTGCTGCTACCGATGGATAAACTGATCGAAGGCTCGCGGCATGTTGCCGCAGGAAATCATGATTTTCGGATTCAACTGGATTCTGATGACGAAGTCGCTGAGCTCGGCAATGCGCTCAATGCGATGACTAACAACTTTCAGGAGATCAAAGCGGACCTGAACAATCAGGTTCAGCTTCGCACCAAAGAGGTTGTCCGTAGCGAAAAAATGGCGAGTGTTGGATTCCTTGCCGCCGGCGTGGCACACGAGATTAACAATCCGCTTGCATCGATCGCATGGTCTGCAGAATCACTCGAAATGCGGCTGCAAGAGATCCTCAATCCGGATCCAGACACCGATGAAGAGACGCGAAATACCGACATCGAAGAGATGAAGAACTATCTCGCTCGCATCCAGGAAGAAGCGTTCCGCTGCAAGGAAATCACGTCGGGATTGCTTGATTTTTCCCGCATGGGCGACGTGCAAAAAGTTCCTACAAACCTTTCCGAGGTCATCGCTTCGGTCGTCGACATTGTAAAGCCACTAAGCAGATATCGCGATCGAAATATTCATCTCGATACCGATCCGTCAGTCTGCGCCACCGTCAATGCGCAGGAAATCAAACAGGTCGCTTTGAATCTGATCACCAACGCACTCGGCAGCGTCGAAGCTGGCGGGACGGTTTCAATTTCGGTGGAATCTGAAAATGAAAATGCCGTGATGCGAGTCGTGGACAATGGCTGCGGGCTGACAGATGACGTAAAGGAACACCTCTTCGAACCTTTCTTTACGCGGCGACGCGACGGACAGGGAACGGGGCTGGGGTTATCCATCACCTACCAAATCGTAGAAGACCATCAGGGCAAGATCACTGCCGAAAGCGACGGTCCGGGAACGGGTTCGACGTTTACGATTACGTTGCCACTGGTAAATCAACTGGAGAAAGTGACGCGCTATGCAGCCTAG
- a CDS encoding PaaI family thioesterase: MKTLAPKTGNSCFGCGADNPLGLKLTFHGDPEKGTAWTEFLPPHFLAGGANMMHGGFIALLLDEVSSKVLSMQGKRGVTRNLEISYQKPVNLSGPVRLEGSLIRHEGRKHFIKARILNPGGDVLAESEALFLVFNTSS, translated from the coding sequence ATGAAGACACTCGCACCCAAGACTGGCAATTCCTGTTTCGGCTGTGGAGCCGACAATCCGCTGGGGCTGAAATTGACGTTTCATGGCGACCCGGAAAAGGGCACTGCCTGGACCGAGTTTCTGCCGCCGCATTTTCTGGCCGGCGGTGCGAACATGATGCACGGCGGGTTTATCGCGTTGTTGTTGGATGAAGTTTCCAGCAAGGTACTTTCGATGCAGGGCAAACGCGGCGTGACTCGGAACTTGGAGATCTCCTACCAAAAACCGGTCAACTTGAGCGGCCCTGTTCGGCTGGAAGGTTCGCTGATCCGACACGAAGGTCGCAAGCATTTTATCAAAGCCCGGATCCTGAATCCCGGTGGCGATGTGCTGGCAGAAAGCGAAGCTCTTTTCCTCGTGTTCAACACGTCTTCCTGA
- the fusA gene encoding elongation factor G, protein MARKLQNLRNIGIIAHIDAGKTTVTERMLFLSGAKHRVGKVDSGNTTTDDDPEEQNRGITIYSACVTFDWKDIHVNLLDTPGHVDFTAEVERSLRVLDGAVVVFSAREGVEAQSETVWRQADRYAVPRFAFINKLDREGADFRRVLDEIKNRLGANPVPIQMPVGQGPSHVNDPFRGTVDLIKMRMATFSDEGKSMKETPIPDELLEDAQLAREEMLEAIYDLSDEVAELAMTGEEIPNDLIRKALREGTLARKIQPVVCGSALHGIGVQGVLDGVKYYLPTPLDRPPVEGVNPRKEDKTEVRKPDAKEPFSALVFKILPAKTGDLYWIRIYSGKLSGNSRVYCPGKDKKENVAQLWQIHATRKERDGQLDSIGPGEIVGVIGPRFAVTGDTLCDQKAPILLESIDFPETVIEMAIEPDSTAERDKLSDTLELLKRQDPTFRATENEETGQTLIAGMGELHLEVIKNRLLRDFNLKVKVHKPRVSYRESISGEKTVTRECNRLHDGQQIFGQVTLKMEPDEKVEAGVKVLNRLPPDSMPPEFVQTVKDEIQARGQGGGSIGSFPLAKIRVTLIGAEANEFSTPMAFAIAAGEAFEEALRDCNPILLEPIMKVSITTPEEYYGDFVGDLAMRRAQIVNTDTHMGVTQIIANAPLSELLSYSGVMRSLSQGRAGCSMEPLDYEEAPPEIAKRFKM, encoded by the coding sequence ATGGCCCGCAAACTTCAAAATCTGAGAAACATTGGCATCATCGCGCACATTGACGCCGGCAAAACAACAGTCACCGAGCGGATGCTGTTTCTTTCTGGTGCCAAGCATCGTGTCGGCAAAGTTGACAGTGGAAACACAACGACTGATGACGACCCGGAAGAGCAAAACCGCGGCATCACGATCTATTCAGCCTGTGTGACTTTCGACTGGAAAGACATTCACGTTAACTTGCTCGACACGCCTGGACACGTCGACTTCACTGCCGAAGTCGAGCGCAGCTTGCGTGTTCTTGACGGCGCCGTTGTTGTGTTCAGCGCACGAGAAGGCGTCGAGGCGCAGAGCGAAACGGTATGGCGGCAGGCCGATCGATACGCCGTGCCTCGATTCGCGTTCATCAACAAGCTTGATCGCGAGGGAGCGGACTTTCGCCGTGTGTTGGACGAAATCAAAAACCGGCTTGGTGCCAACCCGGTTCCGATTCAAATGCCAGTTGGCCAAGGCCCTTCGCATGTTAATGATCCGTTTCGCGGCACGGTCGATTTGATCAAAATGCGCATGGCGACGTTCTCCGACGAGGGCAAATCGATGAAGGAAACTCCGATTCCCGACGAGCTTCTCGAGGACGCGCAGTTGGCAAGAGAAGAGATGCTGGAGGCGATCTACGATCTCAGTGACGAAGTCGCAGAACTTGCGATGACGGGTGAGGAAATCCCCAACGACCTGATTCGGAAAGCGCTACGCGAAGGAACGTTGGCCCGCAAGATCCAGCCTGTCGTTTGCGGTTCCGCACTGCACGGAATTGGCGTGCAAGGCGTGCTCGACGGCGTCAAATATTACTTGCCGACGCCGCTGGATCGCCCTCCGGTGGAAGGCGTCAATCCGCGAAAAGAAGACAAAACCGAGGTTCGCAAACCAGATGCAAAAGAGCCGTTTTCCGCTCTGGTTTTCAAAATCCTTCCAGCCAAAACGGGCGACCTGTATTGGATTCGAATTTACTCGGGCAAGTTGAGTGGAAACTCGCGAGTCTACTGTCCGGGCAAAGACAAGAAAGAGAACGTGGCTCAGCTTTGGCAGATCCACGCGACGCGAAAGGAACGCGATGGACAACTGGACTCGATCGGTCCGGGTGAAATCGTGGGCGTGATTGGGCCGCGGTTTGCCGTCACGGGGGATACGCTCTGCGACCAGAAAGCTCCGATTTTGCTTGAGTCAATCGACTTTCCGGAAACGGTCATCGAGATGGCGATCGAGCCGGATTCGACGGCAGAACGTGACAAGCTTTCGGACACCCTTGAGTTGCTCAAACGACAGGATCCAACGTTTCGCGCGACCGAAAATGAGGAAACGGGCCAGACGCTGATTGCCGGCATGGGCGAATTGCATCTGGAGGTGATCAAGAATCGTTTGCTGCGAGATTTCAATCTGAAAGTAAAAGTTCACAAGCCTCGCGTTTCCTATCGCGAATCGATCAGCGGCGAGAAAACGGTTACCCGCGAATGCAATCGACTGCACGACGGTCAGCAAATATTTGGTCAGGTCACACTGAAAATGGAGCCCGACGAAAAAGTCGAAGCGGGCGTGAAAGTTCTCAATCGTTTGCCGCCGGATTCGATGCCTCCTGAGTTCGTGCAGACAGTCAAGGATGAAATCCAGGCTCGTGGCCAGGGCGGCGGCAGCATCGGCAGTTTTCCGCTGGCGAAGATTCGAGTCACACTCATCGGAGCTGAAGCGAATGAGTTTTCGACTCCGATGGCGTTTGCGATTGCTGCAGGCGAAGCGTTCGAAGAAGCGCTCCGCGATTGCAATCCGATTTTGCTTGAGCCAATCATGAAAGTTTCGATCACGACGCCCGAAGAGTACTACGGCGACTTTGTTGGCGACCTTGCGATGCGACGTGCCCAGATTGTGAACACGGATACACACATGGGAGTCACGCAAATCATCGCTAACGCACCGCTTTCAGAATTACTCAGCTACTCCGGCGTGATGCGAAGTCTCAGCCAAGGAAGGGCAGGTTGTTCGATGGAGCCTTTGGACTACGAAGAGGCACCACCGGAAATTGCGAAGAGATTCAAGATGTAG
- a CDS encoding GNAT family N-acetyltransferase has translation MSEFEIAAYDLNECLLCRRDGKVVGQVNVRDLRDESFGGYVIWNLLVFPGNRNEGVGEALVECVLQNFDDAPAFITADPFHDDDGMNAADLTAWYRRLGFKVWNDEANVGDKWMIREPWQKNEPAEE, from the coding sequence ATGTCCGAATTCGAAATCGCGGCTTACGATCTCAACGAATGCCTTTTGTGTCGTCGAGACGGAAAAGTTGTTGGCCAAGTCAACGTTCGGGACTTGCGAGACGAGTCGTTCGGTGGCTATGTCATTTGGAACCTGTTGGTGTTCCCCGGCAACCGCAACGAAGGTGTCGGCGAAGCACTCGTCGAATGCGTGCTGCAGAACTTCGACGACGCACCTGCCTTCATTACGGCCGATCCGTTTCACGATGACGACGGGATGAACGCCGCTGATCTGACCGCCTGGTATCGCCGGCTGGGTTTCAAGGTTTGGAACGATGAAGCCAACGTCGGCGACAAGTGGATGATTCGCGAACCATGGCAAAAAAACGAGCCTGCCGAAGAATGA
- a CDS encoding FtsQ-type POTRA domain-containing protein gives MLVRPAFVAILLYSLLVVEANAQSNETLLDCFGLKKITREQIEKAIGMTDGIPSSGIEKQQIKERVAAIPGVEEVTVSPVQYPGTTVVFIGIRESGQPAREFRDAPTGDVQLEDDLQNRYNEIMEQLLPAIKSGKAREDGSAGHSISEYEPMKEKQLELLPIADEKFDHLADVIRNSSNKDSRAAAASIVAYAKDKKAVIEILKSACDDPNSLVRNNGVRALSVIAKYADDNPKLDLVIDHSPFLKLLNSVVWTDRNKGAAVVDALTRNRSEQLMSQLRESHLSDLLEMARWSSGGHALFSIRILARLADETEEAISKRSRECKTHEDRLKWVDELEGKLSREPG, from the coding sequence ATGCTAGTCCGGCCCGCTTTCGTTGCAATTCTCCTTTATTCTCTTCTCGTTGTTGAAGCAAATGCCCAATCCAACGAAACCCTGCTGGACTGTTTCGGGCTGAAGAAAATCACTCGAGAACAGATTGAAAAAGCCATCGGAATGACAGATGGAATTCCTTCTTCAGGCATCGAGAAGCAACAGATCAAAGAGCGAGTCGCCGCGATTCCAGGTGTTGAAGAAGTCACCGTTTCGCCAGTGCAGTACCCTGGCACCACCGTTGTCTTCATTGGCATTCGCGAATCTGGTCAGCCAGCCCGAGAGTTCCGTGACGCGCCGACGGGCGATGTCCAACTCGAAGACGACCTGCAGAATCGGTATAACGAAATCATGGAGCAGCTCTTGCCGGCGATCAAGTCCGGCAAAGCCCGCGAAGATGGATCGGCTGGTCATTCGATTTCGGAATACGAACCGATGAAGGAGAAGCAACTCGAGCTTCTTCCCATTGCCGACGAGAAATTCGATCATCTCGCTGACGTCATTCGAAACTCTTCAAACAAGGACTCTCGCGCTGCCGCTGCCAGCATTGTCGCCTATGCCAAAGACAAGAAAGCTGTGATTGAGATTCTGAAATCGGCTTGCGACGACCCCAACTCGCTCGTCCGCAACAACGGAGTCCGCGCGTTGTCGGTAATTGCGAAATATGCGGACGACAACCCCAAACTCGACCTTGTCATCGATCACTCTCCCTTTCTGAAACTATTGAATTCAGTTGTGTGGACCGACCGCAACAAAGGCGCCGCGGTGGTCGATGCATTGACACGCAATCGGTCCGAACAATTGATGAGCCAACTGCGCGAAAGCCACCTTTCTGACCTGCTTGAGATGGCTCGATGGAGCAGCGGAGGCCACGCATTGTTCTCAATTCGGATTCTCGCCCGGCTTGCCGACGAAACGGAAGAAGCCATTTCAAAGCGATCAAGAGAATGCAAGACGCACGAAGATCGCCTCAAGTGGGTTGATGAACTTGAAGGTAAACTCAGCCGCGAGCCCGGCTAA
- a CDS encoding FKBP-type peptidyl-prolyl cis-trans isomerase, which produces MARSRNNRTKLAYGALENRCLLANSVFFLNTGTSTLHIQAGETDVVDATYTNEMTISIDTETNELVVTEPDAAEQRFDSADITRISYRGTPGDDFFSNETDISTRVVGYAGNDMIFSGGGDDVVIAANGDDTVYPGNGNDYVAGGQGNDHVIETDESTGNDRLFGGPGDDILEGGMGADFVAGHEGNDMLYGGSENDSILGHDGLDQMFGGSGRDFMYGGDGNDEMFGEYGRDRILGQAGNDTISGGFGDDVALGGDGNDTIDGDEGNDRLVGNLGNDILRGGVGADSLIAATPSPDGNTSGFDTVEAGDDTDIDYAIIHPGSDTATMGEEDNVADSEIIRRNLQVRFLDQNLGNGGWQETASGLQYRTVILGTGDTPVATDTVRVNYEGSFIDGTLFDANDGITFQLNQVISGWTEGLQLIQVGATIELAIPAELAYGENYYAGIPGGSTLLFTVDLIEIVS; this is translated from the coding sequence ATGGCACGCTCAAGAAACAATCGAACCAAACTCGCCTACGGAGCGCTCGAAAATCGATGCCTTCTGGCGAACTCAGTTTTCTTTCTCAATACGGGCACTTCCACGCTACACATTCAGGCTGGCGAAACAGATGTCGTTGATGCCACTTACACGAACGAAATGACCATTTCGATCGACACCGAAACCAACGAATTGGTCGTTACCGAACCGGACGCTGCTGAACAGCGATTTGATTCAGCCGACATTACTCGAATCAGCTATCGAGGAACCCCGGGCGACGATTTCTTTAGCAATGAAACGGACATTTCCACGCGTGTCGTTGGCTACGCCGGAAACGACATGATCTTCAGCGGTGGCGGCGACGACGTGGTCATTGCTGCCAACGGCGATGACACCGTCTATCCTGGAAACGGGAACGACTACGTGGCTGGCGGCCAGGGAAATGACCATGTGATCGAAACGGATGAGTCGACTGGTAATGACCGATTATTCGGCGGCCCTGGCGACGACATTCTCGAAGGCGGCATGGGTGCGGACTTTGTTGCCGGGCATGAAGGAAATGACATGCTTTACGGCGGAAGCGAGAACGACTCAATTTTGGGCCACGATGGATTGGATCAGATGTTCGGCGGTTCAGGTCGGGACTTCATGTACGGCGGCGACGGCAACGACGAAATGTTCGGCGAATATGGTCGGGATCGTATCCTTGGCCAGGCAGGCAATGATACGATCTCTGGTGGATTTGGCGATGACGTTGCCCTTGGTGGCGACGGCAACGACACCATCGATGGCGATGAAGGCAACGATCGTTTGGTCGGCAATCTTGGAAACGATATCCTTCGCGGTGGCGTTGGCGCCGACTCGCTGATTGCTGCAACTCCGTCACCTGACGGGAACACAAGCGGATTCGACACGGTAGAAGCCGGCGACGACACCGACATTGACTATGCGATTATCCATCCCGGATCTGATACGGCGACGATGGGAGAAGAAGACAATGTTGCAGACTCGGAAATCATTCGCCGCAACCTTCAGGTCCGATTCCTCGATCAGAACCTGGGCAACGGTGGATGGCAGGAGACAGCCAGCGGGCTGCAGTATCGAACGGTTATTCTGGGAACCGGAGATACGCCAGTCGCAACCGATACGGTACGCGTCAACTACGAAGGCTCATTTATCGACGGCACACTGTTCGACGCCAACGACGGTATCACATTCCAATTGAATCAGGTCATCAGCGGATGGACTGAAGGACTTCAGCTGATTCAGGTGGGGGCCACGATCGAGTTGGCGATTCCAGCCGAACTGGCTTACGGAGAGAACTATTACGCGGGGATTCCTGGTGGCTCGACCCTGTTGTTCACGGTCGATCTGATTGAGATCGTGAGCTAG